A segment of the Odoribacter splanchnicus DSM 20712 genome:
ATAAGTAATAAACAAGCTGTTATTATTGAAGATTCAAATATTCAAATTAAAGATGCAAAATGAATAGAATAGACCGTATTGCTGCTATATTGATTCAGTTACAATCGCACTCGTTAGTGAAAGCACAGCAAATTTCAGAACGTTTTAATATAAGCATTCGCACTGTATATCGAGATATAAGAACATTGGAAGAGGCAGGCATTCCTATCATAGGAAATCCCGGTATTGGTTATTCACTTGCAGAAGGATTCAAATTATCTCCTCTAATGTTTACTCAAAAAGAGGCTTTGTCCTTTTTGATTGCAGAGAAATTAGTACATGAACTAACTGATTCAAATAGCAACGAACATTATAAGTCTGGAATAGAAAAGATTAGGTCTGTCATGCGTTTTGCAGACAAAAATATGTTAGAAACAATGGAAAAGTGCATGTCTGTATTGGATACTTATAAATCATCTACCTATAAACCTGATATTCTTTTACTTATTTTACAAAGTATATACCAAAAAAGAATTATTGAAATATCTTATTTGGGAAGTAATGCGTTAAGTGTTTCAGAACGAAAGATTGAAGCTGTTGGAATTTTCTTTTCGAGAACTAACTGGTATCTAATAGGCTTTTATCTTCCCAAAGAAACCTATCTTACATTTCGGATAGATAGAATTCAAAAAATGCACATTCTTAATGAATTACAATCACGGGAGCATCCGCCCTTGGAAAAATTCATACGCGAGTTTTATGACAAAGAAAAATTACATGAAATCGTTATAAGAATAGAAAAGAATAAAACCTCCATAATGAATGATGATAAATATTATTACGGATTAACATCTGAGAAAGAGATAGGGGATATGTTTGAGCTTCATTTTCTAACATTTTCAATCAGTAAGTTTGCACATTGGTATCTGTCTTTTGCAGATAGTGCAACTATAATAAGACCAGATTCTTTAAAATATGAAGTTAAAAATATTATCAATAACATTTCTATTTGATTGCTGTCAAATAGTATTTTTAATCGACTAAATGAAAAAAATATTCGACCAAAGATTTTTCCGCTTATTGTCGGAATGCTCACAACGTAAAGTGTCTGCATCTGAATTTGCAGAAGCTATCGAAGAATTGGCGACCCATGTAGCCGATTTCAGTATTACAGAACAAGATTATAGCATTTTACTCCGCTATTTCTCTTTTGGTTTGCATCGTCTTAAATCATACCGTGTATGGTTTGAGCAGGAAAAAAATATCCTATTTGTATCTAATTGATGAAGCGATAGGGCTATTGAATACCGAAATACGCCTAATCGAATGGCGTATCAAGTACCCGGAACAGTTGCAGCAACGCACCAACAAACAAGCCCTTTCCCCTCTCTATCTCGCTGACAGAACCACTCTTATCAATATCATGGAAATAGTTAGCGGGTTGTTCCTTTCCCAAAAGATTGTGTATCAAAATGGCAAGCCTGTTTATTTAGTGGACTTGACGAAAGCCTTTGAATGGCTTTTCAATATCAAGATAGGTGACTGTTACCAAAAGCATGAGGACGTGATAAAACGAAAGCCGGGCAAGCTGACAGAGTTTCTTAATGGACTGGCAGAACTTATCAAAAAGGAACATGACAAGAAAGGATATAGATAATCAGTGACTTATGATTTATTTATAGGGGATTCCATTAGTTCCCCCGTAATTTCTTTGCGCCCGATTTCTGAACTTTGCTTCATCAATCGATTGACAGACCATAATGTATAATCAGAAAAATGAAGCAATCATGTATATAGAGAATGACGATTTCAGCGTATGGATGCAGAAGCTGTACGCCAAACTGGAAGAACTCTGCAAGGATGTACGGGTACTGCGCAATGCCGACAGGGTGCTGCCCGAAGATGACAACCTGCTGGATAATCAGGACTTGTGCCTGCTGTTCAAAGTAAGTATCAAGACCCTGCAACGCTACCGGGCTATCGGTGCGCTGCCGTACTTTACAATCAGCGGAAAAGTGTACTACAAGGCTTCCGATGTCCGGGAGTTCATCAAGGAGCGGTTCAGCGTCACCACGCTACGCCAGTTCGAGAAAGAACACTGCACGAAGAAAAAGAAGTGAATTAAAAAGCCGGGGCGGTTCTGCTCCGGCTTCGCTTTGGGTTTATGGTTTGCCCAGCTTGTCGGCTTGCTCTCTTAGCTGCTCGGCTTGTTCGTTCAACAGCCTTGCCCGTTCCAACGCTTCCGCCTGTTTCCTGCTGCGGTATTCAAAGCCTTTCACCGAATCGGTCAGGCTTCGGATGAAAGCGTTGTCCCGTTCCCGGCTGAACTTCGTTTCCAGCAAATCAAGGCTGCTGCCGTCTGCCTTTCCTTTCATCAGGATATAGCGGTATTTTATATCGTTGTCTTGTAACCGCTGCATTCTTTGTATAAACCGCACATTCAATGCAAGCGACACAAGACAAATGATTATCCCTGCTGAAAGAAGAAAGAACTTGGGTTTCAAATAGGGAGTTACCCGGTATATCAGTTTGTCATGCCATGAAACGGGCGTTGTTTCTCCGGTCGGTGTATCATCAGCCGGGAACAACACCTTTAACCGCTCCTTGAAATATCGGTGCGAGGTCACGATAAGCCCCTTTATATCTTCAAGGTCTTGTTTTTGGTTCTCGGACTGCCCTTTTCCGATACTGCCGATTTGGTTTAGAATCTCCTGTACCGTGTTTTCATGAATGCCGGATTTGCCCTGCATATCCGAAATGCGCTGTTCGATAACGTCCAGTCGGTTAATCGTTTCCTCCCGGCTGGCTGGCGTTACCTGCTTCTCCTGCCGTTCTTTCAGTTCCGTAACCATAGAGAGAAGCCCCTCCAAAATTAAGTTATTTTCCATGTTCCTATAATTTTAAGTGTCGTTTCTTTTTCTTCTTTTTTCTTTCACCGGGATTGTCGGGCGTTTCATCAGCCGGAGAGGACGGGGCAGAGAACAGACCGCCCAAGCCTGCCAGCAGCGGACTGTCGGCTTTGCCCGGTGTCTGTGCTGGTTCCTGAACAGGTGCGGAAACTATCTGCCTATTGTTTCCGGCAGTGTTCAGCCCCGCATCCCCGAAACATTTGTCCAGTTTGGAGAAACTGAAACTGCGGTCTACCTCCGAACCTTTGAACGTGTATTCGCCTTTGGAAAAGGATATGCCCTGTATCTCGCTTGTCTGCCCCTTGTATTTGAACTGGATAGTAATACCCTTTTCCGCTAACCGCTCCTGTAACTGCTGCCAGTTCTTGGACTTCCCGGATTCATTTTTTACAGCGTTGTAAATCTCGTATTTGGATTTGTCCGGTTCTCTCAAACGGTGCTGCTTTACATGCTCCTTGCCTTTAGCGAAATAAAGTCCGTGTTTGGCTTTCAGCTTCTTGCATACCTGCTCGTTACGGTACATGTCGTTCCTGTCCGAAATGGTCTTGCCGTTGTTGTCTATGCGGTTGAACACGATATGCACGTGCGGATGTTCCCGGTCTTGGTGTCGCACGATGATGTACTGCGTATCGGTGATTTTCATTTCACGCATGTACTCCTGTGCAAGCTGTACCATTTTCCCGTCTGTCAGCTTGGGTACGTCCACCGGGGAATAGCTTAGCGCAATATGTCCGACAGGCTTTTTCAGGTCGGGGTTCATCCCGGCTTGCAGAATGAAACTGTGTATGATGTCCCGATTGCTTTCCGCTAACACTCCCTCCGCATGAAGCAAGGCAGCCTGTTCCTTGCCGAGTACATAGTTCACGCAGCCTTTAAATCCGCTTCCCTTTTTTATTTTTCCAATCATCCGACAGTTGGTTTATGATTTCGACAATCCTGTTCTTGAGTTTCACCAGTTCCACCGCTACCAGTGCGAATCCTCCGGCATTCGCCCGGTGCGCCAGCTGGTTGATGTTGTTGGCTTCGCCCGCCAGCTTGCGGATAGTGTCCGCATCCTGCCTGTTCAGCCGGGGCGTTACCTCTGCCGAAACGACCGCCTGCCGGACGTACTCGCTGAGGTGCAGCCCGGCTTCGGTGGCTCGCTTCCTGATTGCGTAGAACTGTAACTCGGTCAGTTTCGTGCTGACTACCCGGTTCTGCTTGTCTATCCGGCTTTTTGCCGGGCGACCTCCCGGTTTGTTCCTTATCCCTGTCATACGTTTTTGCTTTTAGGTGGTATCTTAAAAATTGCGACCAACGGGAGAAATTTTCTTTGCTGTCAAGCAAAGCAAGGTGTTTCGGTCTACCGAAACATAACCTTGCTCTCCCTAATCACACAGCCTGCCGTCTGTTCATGCCGCCAGCCTTGCAGGTCACATCCTTAGCCCTCTCTTTCTTTTTTCACCCGGATTTTGTCTGTTATCCTGCTCCGGCTGGGGCTTGTCGGTAACTGTCAAGTCTTGGGATTGTTTCACTTTAAGGCTACGCAAATAGTCGTTCAGGTCATTGTGACCGCTGTACAGGTGTGATGCGTCACGTACACGCCATTTGTATTCCTGCCTTATGGCTTCAACCGCTTTCCTGCCTGCCTCGTCATTGTCAAGCATACAATGTATATGCCCGTAATCAGCCAACGGATATAAGGCTTTATCCGTGTTGGCGGTGGAGTTCAGAATAACGTAGTCCTGCCAGTCGGTACAAGGCATATCCGGGCTTTTCTGTTGCCGGATAGTGAGGAATGAGAGGAAATCCAAAAAGCCCTCGAACACGAAACAGGTATCTCTCGGCTCTCCCTGCTGCCGTATATGGGTAATGTCTTTCGATGTGCTGCCCTTGAAACGGGGATTGCGAAGCTCGTAACCTCCTGAATCATTTTTGAATGCCAGCGCAAAATAAGGCTTTCCACCGATGCGGTAATACATTTCCTGCACGTATGGGGATGCCGTTCCGGGCGAAATCCCCCTTTCCTGCAAATAGCGTATGAGTGCCGGATTCTGTAACGGCTGTATTCTGCGTATCTCTATCGGGCTGGCTGCTTGCCTTTTCGTGTCCCTTTCGGGCAGGTCTTTCCCGTGAAAGGAAAAAGAGGCGGTGTTGCCCTGTTCCAGTCGGCAGATAGCACCGTAGGCATTGCATCCGTGCTGCTTCATCACAAGGTCGATGAGCGTCCCGCCCTCGCCAGTTCCGTAGTCACACCATAGATTGACGTTATAATCCACCTTGAAACTTGGCGTGTTGTCCTCCCGTAAGGGGCTGCGGTACATCCCGTAACTTCCTTTTTCCGTGACGGGCTGGATTCCAAAAGAGTTCAGGTAATCTTTGATACTGATATTGTTGGCTTCCTTATAGGTCATGATTTTTATTTTTAAATTTAACGATAGTAATAATGAAGCAAGAAGCGAGTAAGAAGAAGCACGGGACACTACTACATCTATCTGTTTCTTTTTCAATGGTTTGTAGTACATGTAGTAACATAGTAATTATTTATCCTTTAAAAAAGGAATAAATATATCCTATATATTATATTGCCGTTTTTTCTTTTTCCCGGATTTTCCGAAAGTTTGGGATTCTATCTTACTTCATACTACATAATTGTTAAACTGTTGTTTATTAAATTGTTATCTATATCTCAAACAGTATGTAGAAGCTACTACATCCCGGTTTTACCCGTAATCATCCCCTGTACGGGAAGCCGAAACAGGCTTTATCCTGTACCCATATACGGGATAATAGTTGTTGTTTATGCGCTTTTGCACCCGTTTGAAACCGATTTTCCGCAATGATTCCCCCAATCTTTTTTCGGATAACTGAACAGGGGATATATTGCGTAGGTGTGCGAGTATCTGTGCGGTAGTCATGAAACAGTTCCTTTCCTCCTCTGCTGTCGGTTGTTCAAAGTATTGCATCAGCATTTCAAACTCGATTGTCTGCACCTCAAATTCCGCATTTGTCAGGTGCAGTTCTTCAATCTCCGCATCATTGAACCAATAGCGTACACCCTGACGGTACAGGTACATGATTTCGGAATAGACGTTATCCATGTGAATACTTTCTGCCGTGGGCTTGTCTATGTACAATACTTCAAAGGGCAAAAAACGCCTGCTGCCTGTCGGGTCGGTCAGGAACTCGTTGCCGTTCACCGAAGCCATGAAGCTGGCAAGGTGGGGGTATTCCTCTATGTAAACATCATACGGTCTGCGGTATTTCACTGCCGGGGTAGTGATAAGGTTCTTCAAGGCGTTCTCGTTCTGCTTGTTGAGTTCCTTTAGCTGGTCGTCAATGTTGATGAACAGGTATTCGGCTATCAGTGTCAGGATGTCTTTGCCCTGCGGGTCTATCTTCCCGGTAAACAGGTAATTCTTAAGCGGTGTCGGGCAAAGGTTGTCCAGCCACCACGATTTGAACTGTCCCTGCTTGTCCCCGGTCAATACCAGACAGGTATGGTTCTGACATCCCGTGTCGTTCATCGCGTTGGCTACCACACCGATAAGCCATTTCGTGAAATATTCCTCCCATTTGCCGGGGTTGGCTACCTGTACCGTGTTCAGGAGTTTGCCGATATATCCGTGTTCGGCAGGATTCAGCAAGGGCAGGGCGTTGAAATACTCCTGTATGGGGTGAGCCTTTCTTGCGAAATCGCTTTCCAGTATCATGCGGATGTTGTCGGTAGAGGTGGAAATGTCAGCCGTTGCGTCCAGTCTGCGCCTGAAAGTGTTCAGGGCAAATTTTGTAACGGGCTGGTACAAGTCCGCAGAACTTGCAGCCCGGTATTCCGTCCGGCTCTTTACGGTATTGAACCGGAAATCGTACAGGATGTTCAACAGGCTTTCGATGCGCTCGTTCTTAGACTGCCAGCCCTCGATATGCCGTGTATCATCACTTCTTTTCTTTTTCATCGGGAAGTCTGTTAGAAGCCGGGACATACTGCTGCTGCATCCACTTTTTGAGTTCCTCCATGTCGAAACGCAGGGTACGCCTACGCTTGACACACGGTATCATCCCCTTGCTGGCTAAGTGGTACAGGTAATTGACCGAATACCCGGTTATGCCGCTGGCAACGGATATTTTGACTAACACAGGCTCTTTTCCGTCCTGCCGTTCTTCGGGCTGTGCGCCCATGACCGGGGCAATCATCTTTTCGATGTTCTCCAGCCGCTTGAAAATTTCTTCGAAAGGATTATTCATGAGTGCTTAATTTTTGAATTAGCACCACAAATAAAATAAGAAAAATCGGTAAAAAACAAAGCGTCAGCCGTTTGGAATCGCTTTGCTGCGCTCTGCGCCAAATTAATGTCGGTAAATAGAAAACGGCTTTGTGTTCATTACCTTACTTATTTAGAAAGTGGGGGAAACCGGGATTTCTGTTCTCTTATTGTTTCTTTCCTGTTCGCTTGGGGCAGTGGTGGACATTTTCGGACACGTAAGGTCATTTGCGGACAGGAAGAAACAACCTGTCATTCAGTCTTATATATTTGCACCAGTGAAGAAAAACGGAGTATTGACAATAATAAATATATCGGTTATGGAAATAGTGACGATTGAAAAGAGAACCTTTGAACTTTGGAAACAGAGGTTTGAAAACTTTGTGGGGCGTGTGGATGCGCTCTGCGTACCTTTACGCAGGAAGCGTGACAAGTGGCTGGATAACTGCGAAACCTGCCGTTTGCTGAATGTTTCAGCCCGGACGATGCAGACTTACCGTGATACGGGAAAATTGCCTTATTCGCAGATAAACAATAAGATTTACTACAAGGCTTCGGACGTGGAAACATTTCTGCTCAACCAAGTAAGGGACAATTCTAAAAAGTAGGCATATGGATTTGATAACGAAAGATTCCGATACTACACTGGTACTGTTTTCCTCCCTTGACAGGGTGCTGGAAAACGTGGAGTACGTGGTAATGAACTATCGCCCGGTATTGAACGGTGAACACTACCTGACGGGCGAGGAAGTATGCGAGCGGCTTTGCATCAGCAAACGGACTTTGCAGGATTACAGGGACACGGGGCTGCTGGGGTACGTGCAGCTTCCGGGAAAAATCATCTACCGGGAAAGTGACATCATGGATTTGTTGGAAAGGTTCTATCAGAAATGAAATCTTGAAAACATGGAATCTTGTTTTATTGCTGTCTTGCTTCCTTGAAAGATTGAAGTATTGAAATATAGCTGTCTTGTTTTCTATATTGTTTGGTTGAAAGCCTGCAATCACGGTTTCTTGAAAACTGTGTTGCGGGCTTTGATTATTCAAAAGTTTAACCTTGTACTTCTAAATATATTTAATTGAATTTGTATCTTTGCTTCTATTTAACTTTGTAGTATTTATGGGAAATTCAATCAAATTATTTATTTCATATAGTTGGACTAACCAAGACCATGAAACTTGGGTGCTTAACCTTGCAAAAGAATTAGTCGAAAATGGAGTTCATGTTGTAATTGATAAATGGGACTTGAAAGAAGGACAAGATTCCTATTCTTTTATGGAAAAAATGGTTAGTGATACAGAAATTCAAAAGGTTTTAATTATTTCTGATAAGAAATATGCAGATAAAGCGAATGGAAGAGATGGGGGCGTTGGTACTGAAACACAAATAATTTCTGCTGAAGTTTATAAAAATAGGCAACAAGAAAAATTTGTTGCTGCTGTCGTTGAACGAGATGAAACTGGTGAAGCTTATCTGCCAGTATATTACAAATCAAGAATCTATATAGATTTTTGTGAGCCAGAAAATTATGCAGATAGTTTTGAAAAATTACTTCGTTGGATATATGATAAACCTTTATACAAACGTCCTCCTATAGGGAAACAACCTGCATTTCTTAATGAAAGAGATGATATTGCTTTGGGAACCTCATTTCTATCTAAAAGGGTGCTATTGGGATTGAAAGAAGCAAAACCGTATGTAAATGGTGCAATTGAAGAGTATTTGGTTACCCTCTCAACAAATATTGAAGCTTTGAGAATAGATTGTAAACCAGAAGAATATGACGATAAGCTGATTGAGAAAATAGATGCTTTTATACCTTATCGTAATGAATTTATTCAAATTTGCATTTCTGTTTGCCAATACTCTGATGATATAAAAATTGATAAATTCTATCATTTCTTTGAAAAATTAATACCTTATTTTAAAAAACATGGAACTGGTAGCTTTTATGAACATGAGTTTGATGTCTTCAAGTTTATAGCTTATGAACTGTTTTTGTACTATGTCGCTATACTATTGAAATATGAAAAATTTATAGATTTGGATGAGTTTTTAGATAAACAATATATGGGAAGTGAAGATAGTTATGGCTATGATGTAGAGGGGTATTTGATATTCTATAATTATTTGAAGTCATTAGATTATAGAAATAGGCGGCTAAATTGCCGGAAATTGTCTTTGTTTGCAGATATAATAAAAGAAAGAGCAAAACATTTGAGTATTGATTTTTCTGATTTGATGCAAGCTGATTTTGTGCTTTTTTTGAGGGCGGAACATTTAATACACAATGATTGGAGAAAATGGTATCCTCAAACATTGATATATTCGGAATATAGAAGAAAACCAATGGAAATTTTTTTTAGAGCTCAATCTAAGAAATATTTTGAAAAAATGAAATGCGCTATTGGTTTTGATGATGTACAAGAATTAAAATCTTTTATAGAAGAATATTATACAGAAAAAAGGGAGATTCCAAGGTGGCAGCATTGTTCTTTCAGTCCTAAAGGATTGGCTAATAGTGATAATTTGTGTTCAAAAAGATAGAGGGGGGGAAGAAGATGAATAATAGTTCTTCTTCCCCTTTGGATGTTTAGAGTGCAAGCTGTTCCTCGACGGCTTGCATATCCCTTAATATCGTTTGGTCTAACACCTTTGCATAATGTTGTGTCATTCGGGTGGATGAATGCCCCAGCATTTTAGCCACATTCGGCAGTGACACGTTGTTAGCCAGTGCGATAACCGATGCGAAACTATGGCGGGCTGTGTGCGTGGTCAGGTTCTTTTTGATACCGCACAGGTCGGCAATCTCTTTCAGGTAGCTGTTCATCTTCTGATTGCAGGGAACGGGTAATAAAGTTCCTTTATCCATGCAGTAGGGGTTATCCTTGTACTTTTCAAGTATTTGTTTGGGAATGCTCAAAAGCGGGATGTTACAAAGGTTATTTGTCTTTTCACGGGGTTTCACTATCCACAGATTACCGTTGCCGTCCTCGGAAATATGTTCGGGGTGCAGATTATACACGTCTATGAATGCCAGCCCGGTATATACGCAAAAGATAAAAACATCCCGTACCAGTTCCAGCCGTTCAATCTTGAACTCTTTCTGCCATATCCGGTTTATCTCGGATTGGCTTAGGAACTGTTTGTTTACCTCTACCTCGTGAAACTTGATTCCGGCAAATGGGTTCTTTGTCAGCCACTCGTTGGCAATGGCAAGGTTTATCACTTTTTTGAAGCATTTCATGTACCGGATAACGGTATTTTGTGCGCAATGCTTTTCTGTCTTTAGGTATAAATCGAATTTACGCACCAGTTCCCCGTTTACCTCACGTAGTAGTATATCATCTATCTTGTAGTCACGTTTAACCAGTTCCATGAGATATTTAAGGCAGTTATCGTAACGTCTTACGGTGATGTCGGCATAGTCCGTCCCGATTAGCTTCCGGCAGTTGTCGTTATGCTCCTTGAACACATTGTATAATGTCTTGAAAGTTTCGTCCTTTCCCTGATAGCGGTTCACTATGGCACGTGCGGAGATAATCTTTCCCTCCAGTTCCAAGTCTTGGTAAATCTGATAGAATTTCACACGCAAGGCGTCAATGTAATGGTTAAGTTCTACGGAGTTTCGGTCTTTGCCTGTCGATTTCTCTTTTTCCTGCGACCAGAGTGGGACTTTTACGCTCCGCTTTAGTTGAAGTTCCACGTATAGGCGGTCATAAGTGACACGCACACGCACGGGTGCTTCCCCGTTTTTTAACAGTTTGCTACGCTTGATGAAGAACAACACGCTGAATCTTTTTCTTTCCATACGGCTCAATTTTTAATGATACAAAGTTAGGAAATCGAACCGAGAACCCTGTTATGTAAAATAGCGCAACAGACTGTAAAAGAATGAAGTAAATACCTCGCAGTGGAACATTTCGGGCTTTTGAAAACAGTCCCTTGAATAAGGACGTATAGTTTGCTCTAATCCCACTAATTTTGCCTATTCTTGGAAAAGAAAAATCCCCGAATCTCTTTGAAATTCAGGGATTTACATCGTTTTTCTTTCTTAAAAAGTGGTGCCGCCAGGAACTGAGTGAAGATCCCGCGCTAAGCATCGAGAACAAACACGGGGGGTACTATAAGCTGCAAGGAGAATAAAGAACCGGATTATTTGGTTAATAAACCAAACATCGTTAAATTTGACTGCGTTTAAAGCATAAAGAAAAACAATATGGCCTCTATAAAATCTTCAGAACTGATTACCAATGAGGACGGCAGTATTTTCCATCTGCATTTACTTCCGGAGGACCTTGCCGACGACATCATTCTGGTCGGTGACCCGGGACGGGTGGAAACCATCGCCTCCCATTTTCAACAAATCGAGTTGAAAAAAAGTAACCGCGAATTTTACACCATCACCGGCAGTTACCGGGGTCACCGGCTTTCCGTGATTTCCACCGGTATCGGTCCGGATAATATCGATATCGTTATCAACGAATTGGATGCTCTGGCCCATATCGATTTGAAAACCAAAGAAATAAAAGCGATCGGCCGTACCCTGAATATCGTCCGTATCGGTACTTCCGGTTCGGTACAAGCCGACATTCCGGTAGATTCTTTTGTCATCTCGGAAAAAAGCATCGGCTGCGACGGGGTATTGAGGTTTTATGCAAACAACGAATCGGTTTGCGACCATCCGTTCGAAGAAGCTTTTATCCGGCATTGCCGATGGACCCCCTCTGCAGCCCGCCCTTATGTAGTCAATGCCGATCCCGGATTAGCAGACCGCCTGTATGACGAAGAACACACCATCAAAGGAGTTACCCTGACAGCAGTCGGATTTTACGGCCCGCAAGGACGTGTCCTGCGTCTGCCGCTAGCCATGCCGGGAATCAACGACCGGATCACCGCTTTCCGCTACGAAGGCTACAAAGTGACCAACTATGAAATGGAAAGTGCAGCTATCACAGGCCTTTGTAACCTTTTGGGGCATCGGGCCGCCACCATCTGCCTGATCATCGCCAACCGGATAAACGGAGATGCCTCCGCCGATTACCACAGCTATATGAATAAACTGATCCGCTATACCCTGGAAAAATTAAGCTAAAAGCTATAGGCTATAAGCCTTTTGCTTTTAGTATTTAGCATTTCATTTTTTACTTTATATTATGATTCAACGTATTCAATCTCTTTTTTTGCTTTGTACAGCAATTGTGACCGGGCTGTTATTTTTTATGCCGGTTGCTTCCATTGTAGTTCCGAATAATTTTACCTATGCGTTTTATACGACAAAAGTGGTACAGGCCGGAAGTCCGTGTGTATTCATCACCTGGAACTGGATGTCATTGATCCTGAATGCCCTTATTACCACATTGGCAGTAGTCACTATTTTCATTCATCACAAAAAATCCAAGACGGTGAAACCGACTCTATTTCTGCAATTGCGTCTTTGTATTGTCAATATTGTGCTTCAATTGGGGTTAATCGTCCTGATGTGGCTACAAGTGCGTCAACGTAGCAACGAACTCAATGCCGAATGGTTTGCCGATATCAGTTTTATCTTTCCACTGATCGGTGTGATCTTCACGTGGCTGGCTATCCGGGGAATTGTGAAAGATATCACCTTACTGAAATCGTTCGACCGGATTCGGTAAACGATACCGCTACAGCCCATAACAGCTGTAGTGGCCATTGGAAAACGGAAAATCTAAATCGTAAACTATAACATTTCCTTAATCTAAATCGTATGTTCAAAATTTGTTGTGCTAGTTTATTTCTTATAGCGATAACTTTTATCAAAGTTTCTGCTTGTACTAATTTCTTACTCACCCGGGGAGCCACTCAGGACGGATCGACGATGATCACCTATTCGGCCGACTCTCACGTATTGTATGGGGAACTTTATCATTGGCCTGCCGGTACCTGGCCTGCCGGAACGATGATGGATATCTATGAATGGGATACCGGTAAATATATGGGTAAAATCCCGCAGGCTGCCCAGACTTACAACGTAATCGGTAATATGAACGAATATCAATTGGCTATCGGTGAAACGACATACGGCGGACGTAAAGAACTGGAAAGTCAGCCGGGAGCTATTATCGACTACGGAAGTCTGATCTATATCACCCTGCAACGCGCTAAAAATGCCCGGGAAGCCATTGTCGTGATGACCGATCTGGTAGAGCGATACGGTTATGCCAGTTCAGGCGAATCTTTCTCCATCAGTGATCCTGATGAAGTATGGATTCTCGAAATGATCGGTAAAGGCGAAGGCGAAAAAGGAGCGGTATGGGTGGCCCGGATGGTCCCCGACGGTTATGTTTGTGCACATGCCAACCAGGCACGGATCACCACCTTCCCCCTGGAAGGAAAAACTTCCATTTCATCCGACCAGATGAAAAAAATCTATGATAAAGAAATTACAACGGTATATGCAAAAGATGTGATTTCTTTTGCCAAACAAAAAGGCCTTTATCCCCAGGACGGGAAAAATGCCGATTTCAGTTTTTCCG
Coding sequences within it:
- a CDS encoding helix-turn-helix transcriptional regulator, which encodes MNRIDRIAAILIQLQSHSLVKAQQISERFNISIRTVYRDIRTLEEAGIPIIGNPGIGYSLAEGFKLSPLMFTQKEALSFLIAEKLVHELTDSNSNEHYKSGIEKIRSVMRFADKNMLETMEKCMSVLDTYKSSTYKPDILLLILQSIYQKRIIEISYLGSNALSVSERKIEAVGIFFSRTNWYLIGFYLPKETYLTFRIDRIQKMHILNELQSREHPPLEKFIREFYDKEKLHEIVIRIEKNKTSIMNDDKYYYGLTSEKEIGDMFELHFLTFSISKFAHWYLSFADSATIIRPDSLKYEVKNIINNISI
- a CDS encoding RteC domain-containing protein, whose product is MYGLSRKKISYLYLIDEAIGLLNTEIRLIEWRIKYPEQLQQRTNKQALSPLYLADRTTLINIMEIVSGLFLSQKIVYQNGKPVYLVDLTKAFEWLFNIKIGDCYQKHEDVIKRKPGKLTEFLNGLAELIKKEHDKKGYR
- a CDS encoding helix-turn-helix domain-containing protein, which encodes MYIENDDFSVWMQKLYAKLEELCKDVRVLRNADRVLPEDDNLLDNQDLCLLFKVSIKTLQRYRAIGALPYFTISGKVYYKASDVREFIKERFSVTTLRQFEKEHCTKKKK
- a CDS encoding relaxase/mobilization nuclease domain-containing protein produces the protein MIGKIKKGSGFKGCVNYVLGKEQAALLHAEGVLAESNRDIIHSFILQAGMNPDLKKPVGHIALSYSPVDVPKLTDGKMVQLAQEYMREMKITDTQYIIVRHQDREHPHVHIVFNRIDNNGKTISDRNDMYRNEQVCKKLKAKHGLYFAKGKEHVKQHRLREPDKSKYEIYNAVKNESGKSKNWQQLQERLAEKGITIQFKYKGQTSEIQGISFSKGEYTFKGSEVDRSFSFSKLDKCFGDAGLNTAGNNRQIVSAPVQEPAQTPGKADSPLLAGLGGLFSAPSSPADETPDNPGERKKKKKKRHLKL
- a CDS encoding MobC family plasmid mobilization relaxosome protein, producing the protein MTGIRNKPGGRPAKSRIDKQNRVVSTKLTELQFYAIRKRATEAGLHLSEYVRQAVVSAEVTPRLNRQDADTIRKLAGEANNINQLAHRANAGGFALVAVELVKLKNRIVEIINQLSDDWKNKKGKRI
- a CDS encoding toprim domain-containing protein, whose product is MTYKEANNISIKDYLNSFGIQPVTEKGSYGMYRSPLREDNTPSFKVDYNVNLWCDYGTGEGGTLIDLVMKQHGCNAYGAICRLEQGNTASFSFHGKDLPERDTKRQAASPIEIRRIQPLQNPALIRYLQERGISPGTASPYVQEMYYRIGGKPYFALAFKNDSGGYELRNPRFKGSTSKDITHIRQQGEPRDTCFVFEGFLDFLSFLTIRQQKSPDMPCTDWQDYVILNSTANTDKALYPLADYGHIHCMLDNDEAGRKAVEAIRQEYKWRVRDASHLYSGHNDLNDYLRSLKVKQSQDLTVTDKPQPEQDNRQNPGEKRKRGLRM
- a CDS encoding virulence-associated E family protein, which encodes MKKKRSDDTRHIEGWQSKNERIESLLNILYDFRFNTVKSRTEYRAASSADLYQPVTKFALNTFRRRLDATADISTSTDNIRMILESDFARKAHPIQEYFNALPLLNPAEHGYIGKLLNTVQVANPGKWEEYFTKWLIGVVANAMNDTGCQNHTCLVLTGDKQGQFKSWWLDNLCPTPLKNYLFTGKIDPQGKDILTLIAEYLFINIDDQLKELNKQNENALKNLITTPAVKYRRPYDVYIEEYPHLASFMASVNGNEFLTDPTGSRRFLPFEVLYIDKPTAESIHMDNVYSEIMYLYRQGVRYWFNDAEIEELHLTNAEFEVQTIEFEMLMQYFEQPTAEEERNCFMTTAQILAHLRNISPVQLSEKRLGESLRKIGFKRVQKRINNNYYPVYGYRIKPVSASRTGDDYG
- a CDS encoding helix-turn-helix domain-containing protein, whose amino-acid sequence is MNNPFEEIFKRLENIEKMIAPVMGAQPEERQDGKEPVLVKISVASGITGYSVNYLYHLASKGMIPCVKRRRTLRFDMEELKKWMQQQYVPASNRLPDEKEKK